From Acidobacteriota bacterium, a single genomic window includes:
- a CDS encoding GlsB/YeaQ/YmgE family stress response membrane protein translates to MTGLSSLLGMMLTGLIVGAIAKLIMPGKDPGGIVGTAIIGMIGALIGTLISRWWSHDPSAVATIPMAIVGSLILLGAYRLVFGGRRSD, encoded by the coding sequence ATGACAGGTTTGTCGAGTCTGTTGGGAATGATGCTGACGGGATTGATCGTCGGCGCGATTGCCAAGCTGATCATGCCGGGCAAAGACCCTGGCGGCATTGTCGGGACGGCGATCATCGGCATGATTGGCGCCCTGATTGGGACGCTAATTAGCCGTTGGTGGTCGCATGACCCGTCTGCTGTCGCCACAATCCCAATGGCAATTGTCGGCTCGCTGATTTTGCTCGGTGCATATCGCCTTGTGTTTGGCGGCAGACGCTCTGATTAG
- a CDS encoding histidine phosphatase family protein: MDAVYAGNLHRSQQTAQIFSTSLQAYSQATVTIQAEIVVDERWREFSLATVYRGLAAKLCADEAGFAEDFAEMQTLLLTEPNTTRAAVERCDRAVIQVRMENRYPEYASESWLTFRRVVESSLPELPERREKQIAIFTSATPIAIWTGLALGLTNAKILSLTGVLNNAGITTFKLHAGELRLLSFNNTSHLTDPALRTFR; the protein is encoded by the coding sequence TTGGACGCTGTTTACGCGGGCAACTTGCACAGGTCACAACAAACCGCGCAAATCTTCAGCACGAGTTTGCAAGCGTACAGCCAAGCCACTGTCACAATTCAAGCGGAGATCGTTGTAGATGAACGATGGCGCGAATTCAGTTTAGCGACCGTCTATCGCGGCTTGGCGGCGAAGTTATGCGCGGATGAGGCAGGCTTTGCGGAGGATTTTGCCGAGATGCAAACGTTGTTGTTGACAGAACCGAATACGACACGCGCGGCGGTCGAGCGTTGTGACCGCGCGGTGATTCAGGTGCGGATGGAAAATCGTTATCCGGAATATGCGAGCGAAAGCTGGCTGACCTTTCGCCGCGTCGTTGAAAGCAGTTTGCCTGAGTTGCCGGAACGGAGAGAAAAGCAGATTGCGATCTTTACTTCCGCCACGCCCATCGCGATTTGGACTGGGCTGGCGTTGGGATTGACGAATGCCAAAATACTCAGCCTGACGGGCGTGCTTAATAATGCCGGCATCACGACCTTCAAATTGCACGCGGGCGAATTGCGTTTGCTGAGCTTTAACAACACGTCACACTTGACTGATCCGGCGCTGCGCACGTTTCGATGA
- a CDS encoding M28 family peptidase, which yields MRNRLLIRIAATISLYLLALQTFSPVFTVVARKRNSLTNIHAQTKHGIDWEENFRAVPKTENLREYMNVLAAEPHHLGSPADKRNAEWMRERLISWGLQTKLEEYDVLFPTPKERVVELIAPEKYNASLKEPALKEDADSGDANQLPVYNAYSGEGDVTAQLVYANYGVPADYEVLAKLGVDVKGKIVIARYGGSWRGIKPKVAYEHGAVGCLIYSDPKDDGYYQGDVYPKGPWRPEFGAQRGSVMDMPIHPGDPLTPGIGATKEAKRLTREEAKTILKIPVLPISYGDALPLLKSLGGQVVPDNWRGALPVTYHTGPGPATVHLKATFDWKQVTLYDVIAKIEGSAFPDEWIIRGNHHDAWVNGADDPVSGMVAVLEEARAFGELLKQGWRPKRTIIFCAWDGEEQGLLGSTEWVEQHAEELKQKAVAYLNSDSTSKGWFNASGSHSLEHFINDVARSVNDPKRKQSLWEAMQARRLEQARGDEERNELRNRGDLRISALGSGSDYTAFIDHLGIASLNIGFGGEAGGGIYHSIYDSIAWYQKFSDGTFEYGRTLVQAAGTATLRLADAQVLPFEFTNLAETISGYVDELAKLPKQNVDLAPLRKAAIQLRNAADSYDRAVRSKPSNGAPLSTPELKALNALLYQSERKLLSDAGLPRRAWFKHQIYAPGFYTGYGVKTLPGVREALEQKNWAEANEQVKVVSQTLDGMAAQVNEAARKLQGQ from the coding sequence ATGCGCAACCGCCTCTTGATTCGCATTGCCGCGACGATTAGCCTGTATTTATTAGCCCTCCAGACGTTTTCACCTGTTTTCACCGTTGTTGCACGCAAACGTAACTCGCTTACGAACATCCATGCGCAAACCAAGCACGGCATTGACTGGGAAGAAAATTTCCGAGCCGTACCTAAAACAGAAAACTTGCGCGAATACATGAATGTACTCGCGGCGGAGCCGCATCATCTGGGTTCGCCCGCTGATAAACGCAATGCTGAGTGGATGCGCGAGCGCCTGATTTCATGGGGCTTGCAAACGAAGTTGGAAGAATATGACGTGCTTTTCCCGACACCGAAAGAGCGTGTAGTTGAATTGATCGCGCCAGAAAAATACAACGCCAGTTTGAAAGAACCTGCCCTAAAGGAAGACGCTGATTCGGGCGATGCAAATCAATTGCCCGTGTACAACGCTTATTCGGGCGAAGGCGATGTCACCGCGCAGTTGGTCTATGCGAATTACGGTGTGCCTGCTGATTACGAAGTCCTGGCCAAGCTTGGCGTAGACGTAAAGGGTAAGATTGTGATTGCGCGCTATGGCGGCAGTTGGCGCGGTATCAAGCCTAAGGTTGCTTACGAACATGGCGCGGTGGGTTGTTTGATTTATTCCGATCCGAAAGATGATGGTTATTATCAAGGCGATGTTTATCCCAAAGGACCCTGGCGGCCGGAATTCGGTGCGCAACGTGGCAGTGTAATGGATATGCCAATTCATCCGGGCGATCCGTTGACACCGGGTATAGGCGCGACAAAAGAGGCCAAACGCCTGACGCGCGAAGAAGCGAAAACTATTTTGAAAATTCCGGTGCTGCCCATTTCCTACGGCGATGCGTTGCCGTTGTTGAAAAGTTTGGGCGGACAAGTCGTGCCTGATAATTGGCGCGGTGCTTTGCCAGTCACTTATCACACTGGTCCGGGTCCTGCGACAGTACATCTGAAAGCAACCTTCGATTGGAAGCAGGTGACGCTTTACGACGTAATTGCCAAAATCGAAGGCAGCGCCTTTCCCGATGAGTGGATCATTCGCGGCAACCATCACGACGCCTGGGTCAATGGCGCAGATGATCCGGTCAGCGGAATGGTAGCGGTACTCGAAGAAGCGCGCGCTTTTGGCGAATTGCTCAAACAAGGCTGGCGGCCAAAACGCACGATCATCTTTTGCGCTTGGGATGGTGAAGAACAAGGCTTGCTCGGTTCCACCGAATGGGTCGAACAGCACGCGGAAGAGTTGAAACAGAAAGCCGTCGCGTATCTTAACAGCGACAGCACCAGCAAAGGCTGGTTCAATGCCAGCGGTTCGCATTCACTCGAACACTTCATCAACGATGTAGCGCGTTCGGTCAACGACCCCAAGCGCAAGCAATCGCTTTGGGAGGCAATGCAGGCGCGGCGGCTGGAACAGGCGCGGGGCGATGAGGAACGTAACGAATTGCGCAATCGCGGCGACTTGCGCATCAGCGCCTTGGGTTCAGGCTCCGATTACACGGCCTTCATTGACCATCTTGGCATCGCTTCCCTCAACATCGGATTTGGCGGCGAAGCAGGCGGCGGCATTTACCACTCGATCTATGATTCCATCGCCTGGTATCAAAAATTTTCGGATGGCACGTTTGAATACGGCCGCACGCTTGTGCAAGCCGCAGGCACCGCGACGCTGCGGCTGGCGGATGCGCAAGTGCTGCCGTTCGAGTTCACCAATCTGGCTGAGACGATCAGCGGCTACGTTGATGAATTGGCAAAGCTGCCAAAGCAGAATGTTGACCTCGCACCGTTGCGCAAGGCTGCCATTCAATTGCGCAACGCGGCAGATAGCTATGATAGAGCGGTGCGTAGCAAGCCAAGCAACGGTGCGCCGCTTTCAACACCTGAGTTGAAAGCGCTGAATGCCCTGCTCTATCAATCAGAGCGCAAACTATTGTCTGACGCGGGGCTGCCGCGCCGCGCATGGTTCAAGCACCAGATATACGCGCCAGGCTTTTACACTGGCTATGGCGTGAAGACCTTACCCGGTGTGCGCGAGGCGTTGGAGCAAAAGAACTGGGCAGAGGCCAACGAACAGGTCAAGGTCGTCAGCCAAACGTTGGACGGCATGGCGGCCCAGGTGAATGAGGCTGCGCGCAAGCTGCAAGGTCAGTAA